Proteins encoded in a region of the Bacillus sp. T3 genome:
- a CDS encoding zinc-binding dehydrogenase, translating to MKAVVHEGQTGLEGLTYQEFKELEPKAGEVRVKLKTAGLNHRDLFTLTRHQPTDPPLIIGSDGAGIVDAVGEGVVNVQVGDEVIINPSLGWKENSDAPPPGFEILGLPFHGTFAEKVVIPAENAVKKPGYLSWEEAGVLSLAGLTAYRALFTRGKIKAGMNVLIPGIGSGVATLLLQFAKAVGATVYVTSRSKEKCEKALAIGADKAFDSNEDWSRVLEGVKMDLVIECVGAATFNKSLEQLRPGGTIVTFGASAGDDVQINLRSFFYGQLNLLGSTMGSGEEYAAMLQFIEKHAIRPVIDTMYPLEQFADALARMDKAEQLGKIGFLIE from the coding sequence ATGAAAGCTGTAGTTCACGAGGGGCAGACAGGTTTGGAAGGGCTTACATATCAGGAATTCAAAGAACTGGAGCCAAAAGCAGGAGAGGTTAGAGTAAAATTAAAAACTGCAGGTTTAAATCATCGCGATTTATTTACACTAACTCGCCATCAACCAACAGATCCTCCACTAATCATTGGGTCAGATGGGGCAGGCATTGTTGATGCTGTTGGGGAAGGTGTTGTCAATGTGCAGGTTGGTGATGAAGTTATCATTAATCCTAGCCTTGGCTGGAAGGAAAACAGTGATGCTCCACCACCTGGATTTGAAATTCTTGGACTTCCGTTTCATGGTACCTTTGCAGAGAAGGTGGTTATACCAGCGGAAAATGCAGTGAAGAAACCAGGTTATTTATCGTGGGAAGAAGCGGGGGTCTTATCACTAGCTGGCTTGACTGCTTATCGCGCCTTGTTTACACGTGGAAAAATCAAGGCAGGAATGAATGTGTTGATACCAGGAATTGGGAGTGGAGTCGCCACTTTGTTATTGCAGTTTGCAAAGGCAGTTGGAGCAACTGTTTATGTAACATCACGTTCGAAGGAAAAATGTGAAAAAGCGCTAGCAATCGGTGCTGATAAAGCTTTTGATAGCAATGAAGATTGGAGTCGAGTGCTTGAAGGAGTAAAAATGGATCTTGTGATTGAATGCGTTGGCGCAGCGACTTTCAACAAATCACTGGAGCAGCTTCGACCTGGGGGTACCATTGTAACCTTTGGAGCGTCCGCAGGGGATGATGTGCAAATCAATTTACGCAGTTTTTTCTATGGTCAGCTTAACCTCCTTGGTTCCACTATGGGAAGCGGAGAGGAATATGCCGCAATGCTTCAGTTTATCGAAAAACATGCCATCAGACCTGTTATCGATACGATGTATCCGCTAGAGCAATTTGCGGATGCATTAGCGCGGATGGACAAAGCTGAACAATTAGGGAAGATAGGGTTTTTAATAGAATAA